Proteins encoded by one window of Salvia splendens isolate huo1 chromosome 5, SspV2, whole genome shotgun sequence:
- the LOC121805497 gene encoding uncharacterized protein LOC121805497 isoform X4: protein MNKRSMHMGAEKSLVDLDHFASVFEAHQEQDLSVKSSSNVNISLAGVEVLRRACRSLEDCVDPIELDETENKQMHNKLSIKNCKNCPTNEAGSGSGSGAAVRLLNSRHLSLPSLGIELMVLDDAEKEQLNNRASHENVSPNTKGRSQEEQMHDYLSDKDLRTNIQWPTSSMESDFVVRLSNNGILPLPSLEMLRGTVFTLEDRLEPMVLDEAEEEQLYDRPSNKSTSSNFRAPIQDVELNSVVNPSHEGSITVENLEILDESNFSMEHLSSLMLLNLAEKKDDHDKPTLEGLVAEEKHMDHLPTQLSFQEHLDQVSSEAVYNAGKVGPELEIIPPESVKCQKPESVHVSILTPQPKLPATDVGTVGVAAVQTPGRKESAKILKKRKALVDVATVVPNKVLKRWIQEDPIDLKRGRKNIPHTRLQAWRSHKSYTHSFLEPSIPGVSLNLCYNSCYSLETLSVKPSVGQDGLEAPTTHGAQERIPDIRSPINEESPTQTPVVSSSVADLLSGQTAVTPLVLEKPLEQTPPVRSPVAEDFQDQIPIAPGTPVAYFNSLRSHEAETVAADSDILESSSSLESIEKCTSSSEQLELDALFQEETRGDSLEKDAFSSRTRVIGSHLAKKLLHKRTRKEEEVLSLSRLLAGKTKKESTIMFYEILVLKTRDCIEVQQESAYHNILVRETPKLRQYFE, encoded by the exons ATGAACAAGAGAAGCATGCAC ATGGGCGCGGAAAAGTCTCTCGTAGATCTGGATCATTTTGCAAG TGTGTTTGAAGCCCATCAGGAACAGGACTTGTCGGTGAAGTCATCAAGTAATGTGAACATTTCTTTAGCTGGTGTTGAGGTACTTCGTCGAGCATGCCGTTCTTTAGAAGATTGTGTGGATCCAATTGAGTTGGATGAGACTGAAAACAAACAAATGCATAACAAGCTATCCATCAAGAATTGCAAGAATTGTCCAACAAATGAGGcaggttctggttctggttctggtgcTGCTGTTCGCCTATTAAATAGTAGGCATCTTTCTTTACCAAGTCTGGGCATTGAACTCATGGTACTAGACGATGCTGAAAAGGAGCAACTGAACAATAGGGCATCTCATGAGAATGTCAGTCCAAATACCAAGGGACGGAGTCAAGAAGAACAAATGCATGATTATTTATCTGACAAGGATCTACGGACTAATATCCAATGGCCGACCAGCAGTATGGAGTCTGATTTTGTTGTACGTCTATCCAATAATGGTATCCTTCCCTTACCAAGTTTGGAGATGCTTCGTGGGACTGTGTTTACTTTGGAAGATCGTCTTGAACCAATGGTGTTGGATGAAGCTGAAGAAGAGCAATTGTATGATAGGCCGTCTAATAAAAGTACAAGTTCAAATTTCCGGGCGCCAATTCAAGATGTGGAACTGAATTCTGTTGTGAACCCATCGCACGAAGGAAGCATTACTGTAGAAAACTTGGAAATACTCGATGAAAGCAATTTCTCTATGGAACATTTATCCAGTTTAATGCTATTGAACTTGGCTGAAAAGAAAGATGACCATGATAAGCCAACACTTGAAGGGCTTGTAGCAGAAGAGAAGCACATGGACCATCTGCCTACTCAGTTAAGTTTTCAAGAACATTTAGACCAAGTTTCCAGTGAAGCAGTTTATAATGCAGGGAAAGTGGGTCCAGAACTAGAGATCATTCCCCCGGAAAGTGTAAAATGCCAGAAACCAGAAAGTGTTCATGTGTCTATTCTAACTCCTCAACCAAAGCTTCCAG CAACAGATGTTGGCACTGTGGGAGTTGCAGCTGTTCAGACCCCTGGCAGAAAGGAGAGTGCAAAGATTCTTAAAAAGCGGAAGGCATTGGTGGATGTGGCCACAGTGGTGCCAAATAA GGTATTGAAGAGATGGATACAGGAAGATCCGATTGACCTAAAACGCGGGAGAAAGAATATTCCTCATACTCGGTTACAAGCCTGGAGATCTCATAAAAGTTACACACACAGTTTCCTTGAGCCttcgattcccg GTGTCTCATTAAATCTCTGTTACAACAGCTGCTATTCACTAGAAACTTTATCTGTGAAACCATCTGTTGGCCAAGATGGCCTCGAAGCTCCTACAACGCATGGTGCTCAAGAACGGATTCCAGACATCAGATCTCCTATTAATGAAGAGTCTCCCACACAAACTCCAGTCGTCAGTTCTTCAGTTGCAGATTTACTGAGTGGGCAAACTGCTGTCACGCCCCTAGTTTTAGAAAAGCCTCTTGAACAAACTCCACCTGTCAGATCTCCGGTTGCAGAAGATTTTCAGGACCAAATTCCGATCGCTCCTGGAACACCTGTTGCTTACTTTAACTCTTTGAGATCACACGAAGCTGAAACAGTTGCTGCTGATTCAGACATCTTGGAATCTTCCTCATCCCTTGAAAGCATAGAGAAGTGTACATCTTCAAGTGAACAACTTGAACTGGACGCGTTGTTTCAGGAG GAAACGAGAGGTGATAGCTTGGAGAAAG ATGCATTCTCTTCCAGAACAAG AGTAATTGGAAGTCATCTTGCTAAGAAGCTCCTGCATAAAAGGACACGAAAAGAGGAAGAAGTATTGAGCTTGTCGCGCTTATTGGCAGGAAAAACAAAGAAAGAGAGCACAATTATGTTCTATGAGATACTG GTTTTGAAAACACGAGACTGCATAGAGGTGCAGCAGGAGAGTGCTTACCACAATATTCTTGTGCGCGAGACCCCCAAACTGAGGCAGTATTTCGAATGA
- the LOC121805497 gene encoding uncharacterized protein LOC121805497 isoform X3, with protein sequence MNKRSMHMGAEKSLVDLDHFARILFHFLKLTQLLTHRPESIVFEAHQEQDLSVKSSSNVNISLAGVEVLRRACRSLEDCVDPIELDETENKQMHNKLSIKNCKNCPTNEAGSGSGSGAAVRLLNSRHLSLPSLGIELMVLDDAEKEQLNNRASHENVSPNTKGRSQEEQMHDYLSDKDLRTNIQWPTSSMESDFVVRLSNNGILPLPSLEMLRGTVFTLEDRLEPMVLDEAEEEQLYDRPSNKSTSSNFRAPIQDVELNSVVNPSHEGSITVENLEILDESNFSMEHLSSLMLLNLAEKKDDHDKPTLEGLVAEEKHMDHLPTQLSFQEHLDQVSSEAVYNAGKVGPELEIIPPESVKCQKPESVHVSILTPQPKLPATDVGTVGVAAVQTPGRKESAKILKKRKALVDVATVVPNKVLKRWIQEDPIDLKRGRKNIPHTRLQAWRSHKSYTHSFLEPSIPGVSLNLCYNSCYSLETLSVKPSVGQDGLEAPTTHGAQERIPDIRSPINEESPTQTPVVSSSVADLLSGQTAVTPLVLEKPLEQTPPVRSPVAEDFQDQIPIAPGTPVAYFNSLRSHEAETVAADSDILESSSSLESIEKCTSSSEQLELDALFQEETRGDSLEKDAFSSRTRVIGSHLAKKLLHKRTRKEEEVLSLSRLLAGKTKKESTIMFYEILVLKTRDCIEVQQESAYHNILVRETPKLRQYFE encoded by the exons ATGAACAAGAGAAGCATGCAC ATGGGCGCGGAAAAGTCTCTCGTAGATCTGGATCATTTTGCAAG GATATTGTTCCACTTTCTGAAGCTTACTCAACTACTCACACACCGCCCCGAGAGTAT TGTGTTTGAAGCCCATCAGGAACAGGACTTGTCGGTGAAGTCATCAAGTAATGTGAACATTTCTTTAGCTGGTGTTGAGGTACTTCGTCGAGCATGCCGTTCTTTAGAAGATTGTGTGGATCCAATTGAGTTGGATGAGACTGAAAACAAACAAATGCATAACAAGCTATCCATCAAGAATTGCAAGAATTGTCCAACAAATGAGGcaggttctggttctggttctggtgcTGCTGTTCGCCTATTAAATAGTAGGCATCTTTCTTTACCAAGTCTGGGCATTGAACTCATGGTACTAGACGATGCTGAAAAGGAGCAACTGAACAATAGGGCATCTCATGAGAATGTCAGTCCAAATACCAAGGGACGGAGTCAAGAAGAACAAATGCATGATTATTTATCTGACAAGGATCTACGGACTAATATCCAATGGCCGACCAGCAGTATGGAGTCTGATTTTGTTGTACGTCTATCCAATAATGGTATCCTTCCCTTACCAAGTTTGGAGATGCTTCGTGGGACTGTGTTTACTTTGGAAGATCGTCTTGAACCAATGGTGTTGGATGAAGCTGAAGAAGAGCAATTGTATGATAGGCCGTCTAATAAAAGTACAAGTTCAAATTTCCGGGCGCCAATTCAAGATGTGGAACTGAATTCTGTTGTGAACCCATCGCACGAAGGAAGCATTACTGTAGAAAACTTGGAAATACTCGATGAAAGCAATTTCTCTATGGAACATTTATCCAGTTTAATGCTATTGAACTTGGCTGAAAAGAAAGATGACCATGATAAGCCAACACTTGAAGGGCTTGTAGCAGAAGAGAAGCACATGGACCATCTGCCTACTCAGTTAAGTTTTCAAGAACATTTAGACCAAGTTTCCAGTGAAGCAGTTTATAATGCAGGGAAAGTGGGTCCAGAACTAGAGATCATTCCCCCGGAAAGTGTAAAATGCCAGAAACCAGAAAGTGTTCATGTGTCTATTCTAACTCCTCAACCAAAGCTTCCAG CAACAGATGTTGGCACTGTGGGAGTTGCAGCTGTTCAGACCCCTGGCAGAAAGGAGAGTGCAAAGATTCTTAAAAAGCGGAAGGCATTGGTGGATGTGGCCACAGTGGTGCCAAATAA GGTATTGAAGAGATGGATACAGGAAGATCCGATTGACCTAAAACGCGGGAGAAAGAATATTCCTCATACTCGGTTACAAGCCTGGAGATCTCATAAAAGTTACACACACAGTTTCCTTGAGCCttcgattcccg GTGTCTCATTAAATCTCTGTTACAACAGCTGCTATTCACTAGAAACTTTATCTGTGAAACCATCTGTTGGCCAAGATGGCCTCGAAGCTCCTACAACGCATGGTGCTCAAGAACGGATTCCAGACATCAGATCTCCTATTAATGAAGAGTCTCCCACACAAACTCCAGTCGTCAGTTCTTCAGTTGCAGATTTACTGAGTGGGCAAACTGCTGTCACGCCCCTAGTTTTAGAAAAGCCTCTTGAACAAACTCCACCTGTCAGATCTCCGGTTGCAGAAGATTTTCAGGACCAAATTCCGATCGCTCCTGGAACACCTGTTGCTTACTTTAACTCTTTGAGATCACACGAAGCTGAAACAGTTGCTGCTGATTCAGACATCTTGGAATCTTCCTCATCCCTTGAAAGCATAGAGAAGTGTACATCTTCAAGTGAACAACTTGAACTGGACGCGTTGTTTCAGGAG GAAACGAGAGGTGATAGCTTGGAGAAAG ATGCATTCTCTTCCAGAACAAG AGTAATTGGAAGTCATCTTGCTAAGAAGCTCCTGCATAAAAGGACACGAAAAGAGGAAGAAGTATTGAGCTTGTCGCGCTTATTGGCAGGAAAAACAAAGAAAGAGAGCACAATTATGTTCTATGAGATACTG GTTTTGAAAACACGAGACTGCATAGAGGTGCAGCAGGAGAGTGCTTACCACAATATTCTTGTGCGCGAGACCCCCAAACTGAGGCAGTATTTCGAATGA
- the LOC121805497 gene encoding sister chromatid cohesion 1 protein 2-like isoform X2, translating into MFYTQLLLSKKGALGIIWMAAHCHKRLKKDQVHHTHIPSSVDKILDDGVPLVTHRILAFLLLGVVRIYSKKVEYLLNDCHEILNRLCTFKTGKSAQAEAGVGISRPQGPSHSITLPARFELDTFDLGLDQDAMGGKVRSHEQEKHAHGRGKVSRRSGSFCKDIVPLSEAYSTTHTPPRDVFEAHQEQDLSVKSSSNVNISLAGVEVLRRACRSLEDCVDPIELDETENKQMHNKLSIKNCKNCPTNEAGSGSGSGAAVRLLNSRHLSLPSLGIELMVLDDAEKEQLNNRASHENVSPNTKGRSQEEQMHDYLSDKDLRTNIQWPTSSMESDFVVRLSNNGILPLPSLEMLRGTVFTLEDRLEPMVLDEAEEEQLYDRPSNKSTSSNFRAPIQDVELNSVVNPSHEGSITVENLEILDESNFSMEHLSSLMLLNLAEKKDDHDKPTLEGLVAEEKHMDHLPTQLSFQEHLDQVSSEAVYNAGKVGPELEIIPPESVKCQKPESVHVSILTPQPKLPDVGTVGVAAVQTPGRKESAKILKKRKALVDVATVVPNKVLKRWIQEDPIDLKRGRKNIPHTRLQAWRSHKSYTHSFLEPSIPGVSLNLCYNSCYSLETLSVKPSVGQDGLEAPTTHGAQERIPDIRSPINEESPTQTPVVSSSVADLLSGQTAVTPLVLEKPLEQTPPVRSPVAEDFQDQIPIAPGTPVAYFNSLRSHEAETVAADSDILESSSSLESIEKCTSSSEQLELDALFQEETRGDSLEKDAFSSRTRVIGSHLAKKLLHKRTRKEEEVLSLSRLLAGKTKKESTIMFYEILVLKTRDCIEVQQESAYHNILVRETPKLRQYFE; encoded by the exons ATGTTTTACACTCAGTTGCTGCTGTCGAAGAAGGGGGCGTTAGGCATCATTTGGATGGCCGCTCATTGCCATAAACGCCTTAAGAAGGACCAAGTTCACCACACCCACATTCCTTCTTCTgtcg ATAAGATCCTGGATGATGGAGTTCCTTTGGTCACTCATAGAATTTTAGCCTTCCTCCTTCTAGGCGTTGTGAGAATCTACTCCAAGAAAGTTGAGTATCTACTTAATGACTGTCATGAAATTCTCAACAGGCTGTGTACCTTTAAGACCGGGAAAAGTGCACAAGCTGAAGCAGGTGTCGGCATCTCTCGCCCTCAGGGACCTTCTCACTCGATTACTCTACCCGCGAGATTTGAACTTGATACATTTGATCTAGGTCTAGATCAAGATGCAATGGG TGGGAAAGTAAGATCACATGAACAAGAGAAGCATGCAC ATGGGCGCGGAAAAGTCTCTCGTAGATCTGGATCATTTTGCAAG GATATTGTTCCACTTTCTGAAGCTTACTCAACTACTCACACACCGCCCCGAGA TGTGTTTGAAGCCCATCAGGAACAGGACTTGTCGGTGAAGTCATCAAGTAATGTGAACATTTCTTTAGCTGGTGTTGAGGTACTTCGTCGAGCATGCCGTTCTTTAGAAGATTGTGTGGATCCAATTGAGTTGGATGAGACTGAAAACAAACAAATGCATAACAAGCTATCCATCAAGAATTGCAAGAATTGTCCAACAAATGAGGcaggttctggttctggttctggtgcTGCTGTTCGCCTATTAAATAGTAGGCATCTTTCTTTACCAAGTCTGGGCATTGAACTCATGGTACTAGACGATGCTGAAAAGGAGCAACTGAACAATAGGGCATCTCATGAGAATGTCAGTCCAAATACCAAGGGACGGAGTCAAGAAGAACAAATGCATGATTATTTATCTGACAAGGATCTACGGACTAATATCCAATGGCCGACCAGCAGTATGGAGTCTGATTTTGTTGTACGTCTATCCAATAATGGTATCCTTCCCTTACCAAGTTTGGAGATGCTTCGTGGGACTGTGTTTACTTTGGAAGATCGTCTTGAACCAATGGTGTTGGATGAAGCTGAAGAAGAGCAATTGTATGATAGGCCGTCTAATAAAAGTACAAGTTCAAATTTCCGGGCGCCAATTCAAGATGTGGAACTGAATTCTGTTGTGAACCCATCGCACGAAGGAAGCATTACTGTAGAAAACTTGGAAATACTCGATGAAAGCAATTTCTCTATGGAACATTTATCCAGTTTAATGCTATTGAACTTGGCTGAAAAGAAAGATGACCATGATAAGCCAACACTTGAAGGGCTTGTAGCAGAAGAGAAGCACATGGACCATCTGCCTACTCAGTTAAGTTTTCAAGAACATTTAGACCAAGTTTCCAGTGAAGCAGTTTATAATGCAGGGAAAGTGGGTCCAGAACTAGAGATCATTCCCCCGGAAAGTGTAAAATGCCAGAAACCAGAAAGTGTTCATGTGTCTATTCTAACTCCTCAACCAAAGCTTCCAG ATGTTGGCACTGTGGGAGTTGCAGCTGTTCAGACCCCTGGCAGAAAGGAGAGTGCAAAGATTCTTAAAAAGCGGAAGGCATTGGTGGATGTGGCCACAGTGGTGCCAAATAA GGTATTGAAGAGATGGATACAGGAAGATCCGATTGACCTAAAACGCGGGAGAAAGAATATTCCTCATACTCGGTTACAAGCCTGGAGATCTCATAAAAGTTACACACACAGTTTCCTTGAGCCttcgattcccg GTGTCTCATTAAATCTCTGTTACAACAGCTGCTATTCACTAGAAACTTTATCTGTGAAACCATCTGTTGGCCAAGATGGCCTCGAAGCTCCTACAACGCATGGTGCTCAAGAACGGATTCCAGACATCAGATCTCCTATTAATGAAGAGTCTCCCACACAAACTCCAGTCGTCAGTTCTTCAGTTGCAGATTTACTGAGTGGGCAAACTGCTGTCACGCCCCTAGTTTTAGAAAAGCCTCTTGAACAAACTCCACCTGTCAGATCTCCGGTTGCAGAAGATTTTCAGGACCAAATTCCGATCGCTCCTGGAACACCTGTTGCTTACTTTAACTCTTTGAGATCACACGAAGCTGAAACAGTTGCTGCTGATTCAGACATCTTGGAATCTTCCTCATCCCTTGAAAGCATAGAGAAGTGTACATCTTCAAGTGAACAACTTGAACTGGACGCGTTGTTTCAGGAG GAAACGAGAGGTGATAGCTTGGAGAAAG ATGCATTCTCTTCCAGAACAAG AGTAATTGGAAGTCATCTTGCTAAGAAGCTCCTGCATAAAAGGACACGAAAAGAGGAAGAAGTATTGAGCTTGTCGCGCTTATTGGCAGGAAAAACAAAGAAAGAGAGCACAATTATGTTCTATGAGATACTG GTTTTGAAAACACGAGACTGCATAGAGGTGCAGCAGGAGAGTGCTTACCACAATATTCTTGTGCGCGAGACCCCCAAACTGAGGCAGTATTTCGAATGA
- the LOC121805497 gene encoding sister chromatid cohesion 1 protein 2-like isoform X1, which yields MFYTQLLLSKKGALGIIWMAAHCHKRLKKDQVHHTHIPSSVDKILDDGVPLVTHRILAFLLLGVVRIYSKKVEYLLNDCHEILNRLCTFKTGKSAQAEAGVGISRPQGPSHSITLPARFELDTFDLGLDQDAMGGKVRSHEQEKHAHGRGKVSRRSGSFCKDIVPLSEAYSTTHTPPRDVFEAHQEQDLSVKSSSNVNISLAGVEVLRRACRSLEDCVDPIELDETENKQMHNKLSIKNCKNCPTNEAGSGSGSGAAVRLLNSRHLSLPSLGIELMVLDDAEKEQLNNRASHENVSPNTKGRSQEEQMHDYLSDKDLRTNIQWPTSSMESDFVVRLSNNGILPLPSLEMLRGTVFTLEDRLEPMVLDEAEEEQLYDRPSNKSTSSNFRAPIQDVELNSVVNPSHEGSITVENLEILDESNFSMEHLSSLMLLNLAEKKDDHDKPTLEGLVAEEKHMDHLPTQLSFQEHLDQVSSEAVYNAGKVGPELEIIPPESVKCQKPESVHVSILTPQPKLPATDVGTVGVAAVQTPGRKESAKILKKRKALVDVATVVPNKVLKRWIQEDPIDLKRGRKNIPHTRLQAWRSHKSYTHSFLEPSIPGVSLNLCYNSCYSLETLSVKPSVGQDGLEAPTTHGAQERIPDIRSPINEESPTQTPVVSSSVADLLSGQTAVTPLVLEKPLEQTPPVRSPVAEDFQDQIPIAPGTPVAYFNSLRSHEAETVAADSDILESSSSLESIEKCTSSSEQLELDALFQEETRGDSLEKDAFSSRTRVIGSHLAKKLLHKRTRKEEEVLSLSRLLAGKTKKESTIMFYEILVLKTRDCIEVQQESAYHNILVRETPKLRQYFE from the exons ATGTTTTACACTCAGTTGCTGCTGTCGAAGAAGGGGGCGTTAGGCATCATTTGGATGGCCGCTCATTGCCATAAACGCCTTAAGAAGGACCAAGTTCACCACACCCACATTCCTTCTTCTgtcg ATAAGATCCTGGATGATGGAGTTCCTTTGGTCACTCATAGAATTTTAGCCTTCCTCCTTCTAGGCGTTGTGAGAATCTACTCCAAGAAAGTTGAGTATCTACTTAATGACTGTCATGAAATTCTCAACAGGCTGTGTACCTTTAAGACCGGGAAAAGTGCACAAGCTGAAGCAGGTGTCGGCATCTCTCGCCCTCAGGGACCTTCTCACTCGATTACTCTACCCGCGAGATTTGAACTTGATACATTTGATCTAGGTCTAGATCAAGATGCAATGGG TGGGAAAGTAAGATCACATGAACAAGAGAAGCATGCAC ATGGGCGCGGAAAAGTCTCTCGTAGATCTGGATCATTTTGCAAG GATATTGTTCCACTTTCTGAAGCTTACTCAACTACTCACACACCGCCCCGAGA TGTGTTTGAAGCCCATCAGGAACAGGACTTGTCGGTGAAGTCATCAAGTAATGTGAACATTTCTTTAGCTGGTGTTGAGGTACTTCGTCGAGCATGCCGTTCTTTAGAAGATTGTGTGGATCCAATTGAGTTGGATGAGACTGAAAACAAACAAATGCATAACAAGCTATCCATCAAGAATTGCAAGAATTGTCCAACAAATGAGGcaggttctggttctggttctggtgcTGCTGTTCGCCTATTAAATAGTAGGCATCTTTCTTTACCAAGTCTGGGCATTGAACTCATGGTACTAGACGATGCTGAAAAGGAGCAACTGAACAATAGGGCATCTCATGAGAATGTCAGTCCAAATACCAAGGGACGGAGTCAAGAAGAACAAATGCATGATTATTTATCTGACAAGGATCTACGGACTAATATCCAATGGCCGACCAGCAGTATGGAGTCTGATTTTGTTGTACGTCTATCCAATAATGGTATCCTTCCCTTACCAAGTTTGGAGATGCTTCGTGGGACTGTGTTTACTTTGGAAGATCGTCTTGAACCAATGGTGTTGGATGAAGCTGAAGAAGAGCAATTGTATGATAGGCCGTCTAATAAAAGTACAAGTTCAAATTTCCGGGCGCCAATTCAAGATGTGGAACTGAATTCTGTTGTGAACCCATCGCACGAAGGAAGCATTACTGTAGAAAACTTGGAAATACTCGATGAAAGCAATTTCTCTATGGAACATTTATCCAGTTTAATGCTATTGAACTTGGCTGAAAAGAAAGATGACCATGATAAGCCAACACTTGAAGGGCTTGTAGCAGAAGAGAAGCACATGGACCATCTGCCTACTCAGTTAAGTTTTCAAGAACATTTAGACCAAGTTTCCAGTGAAGCAGTTTATAATGCAGGGAAAGTGGGTCCAGAACTAGAGATCATTCCCCCGGAAAGTGTAAAATGCCAGAAACCAGAAAGTGTTCATGTGTCTATTCTAACTCCTCAACCAAAGCTTCCAG CAACAGATGTTGGCACTGTGGGAGTTGCAGCTGTTCAGACCCCTGGCAGAAAGGAGAGTGCAAAGATTCTTAAAAAGCGGAAGGCATTGGTGGATGTGGCCACAGTGGTGCCAAATAA GGTATTGAAGAGATGGATACAGGAAGATCCGATTGACCTAAAACGCGGGAGAAAGAATATTCCTCATACTCGGTTACAAGCCTGGAGATCTCATAAAAGTTACACACACAGTTTCCTTGAGCCttcgattcccg GTGTCTCATTAAATCTCTGTTACAACAGCTGCTATTCACTAGAAACTTTATCTGTGAAACCATCTGTTGGCCAAGATGGCCTCGAAGCTCCTACAACGCATGGTGCTCAAGAACGGATTCCAGACATCAGATCTCCTATTAATGAAGAGTCTCCCACACAAACTCCAGTCGTCAGTTCTTCAGTTGCAGATTTACTGAGTGGGCAAACTGCTGTCACGCCCCTAGTTTTAGAAAAGCCTCTTGAACAAACTCCACCTGTCAGATCTCCGGTTGCAGAAGATTTTCAGGACCAAATTCCGATCGCTCCTGGAACACCTGTTGCTTACTTTAACTCTTTGAGATCACACGAAGCTGAAACAGTTGCTGCTGATTCAGACATCTTGGAATCTTCCTCATCCCTTGAAAGCATAGAGAAGTGTACATCTTCAAGTGAACAACTTGAACTGGACGCGTTGTTTCAGGAG GAAACGAGAGGTGATAGCTTGGAGAAAG ATGCATTCTCTTCCAGAACAAG AGTAATTGGAAGTCATCTTGCTAAGAAGCTCCTGCATAAAAGGACACGAAAAGAGGAAGAAGTATTGAGCTTGTCGCGCTTATTGGCAGGAAAAACAAAGAAAGAGAGCACAATTATGTTCTATGAGATACTG GTTTTGAAAACACGAGACTGCATAGAGGTGCAGCAGGAGAGTGCTTACCACAATATTCTTGTGCGCGAGACCCCCAAACTGAGGCAGTATTTCGAATGA